The following are from one region of the Halorussus rarus genome:
- a CDS encoding endonuclease III domain-containing protein has translation MADDPEPAENISGGEPAASSFAEFAAGEPETRAEAVVDRLGERYWQKTYGGRDAFECLVRTVLSQNTSDVASQPAHDALIERYGSSADGDGAASEGDGDLAAALADADQPELADAIRSAGLYNQKSARLIDIAGLVLEEWGSAAAFDDFVREGNPGEVRAALLDMDGVGPKTADCVLLFAGGRPGVFPVDTHVHRIYRRLGVAPADADHEGVRAVLEREVPAEKCGFGHTATIQFGREYCTARKPACLDGPEACPLYDLCDRVGVDPDSGSVVDPAEAVPDTE, from the coding sequence ATGGCAGACGACCCCGAACCCGCGGAGAACATCAGCGGGGGCGAACCGGCCGCGAGCTCGTTCGCGGAGTTCGCCGCCGGGGAGCCCGAGACCCGCGCGGAGGCCGTGGTGGACCGACTGGGCGAACGCTACTGGCAGAAGACCTACGGCGGCCGGGACGCCTTCGAGTGTCTGGTCCGGACCGTCCTGAGCCAGAACACCAGCGACGTGGCGAGCCAGCCCGCCCACGACGCGCTGATCGAGCGGTACGGCAGTTCAGCCGACGGCGACGGGGCCGCGTCCGAAGGGGACGGGGACCTCGCGGCCGCGCTGGCCGACGCCGACCAGCCAGAACTCGCCGACGCCATCCGGTCGGCGGGGCTCTACAACCAGAAGTCGGCCCGACTGATCGACATCGCCGGACTCGTCCTCGAGGAGTGGGGCTCCGCGGCCGCCTTCGACGACTTCGTCCGCGAGGGCAATCCCGGCGAGGTGCGGGCGGCCCTGCTCGACATGGACGGGGTCGGCCCCAAGACCGCCGACTGCGTGCTGCTGTTCGCCGGCGGGCGGCCGGGCGTCTTCCCCGTCGACACCCACGTCCACCGCATCTACCGTCGGCTCGGCGTCGCACCCGCCGACGCCGACCACGAGGGGGTCCGGGCCGTCCTGGAGCGGGAGGTGCCGGCGGAGAAGTGCGGCTTCGGCCACACCGCGACGATACAGTTCGGCCGGGAGTACTGCACCGCTCGAAAGCCGGCGTGTCTCGACGGTCCCGAAGCGTGTCCCCTCTACGACCTCTGCGACAGGGTCGGCGTCGATCCCGACTCTGGGTCCGTGGTCGACCCCGCCGAAGCAGTCCCGGACACGGAATAG
- a CDS encoding class I SAM-dependent methyltransferase, which produces MPVQPNLVERVALHRLNRGPSSILDLFGAGGFRAVALAHDLGLFEALDEPLTPRELAASLDADEGGLRSLLGFLDALGYVERDGGTYERTPTTRRWLTDDGRANIAPWFAFWRDVVFPFWEEHLETAVREGTPPQTVYDWLNDHPDLWPTAQRGFRAAATLLADPVVDEIGVPAGATSLLDLGGGHGLYAAELCERHPGLSAVVFDHPDALGVAESEAGDRGLTDRFETRGGDYRTDDVGDGYDVVLLFNVAHGHDEAGVRALFETAREALAPGGRVVVLDQFEGGGRMNVGRAAVAFVALGYRVTLGRTVHDADAVADWLRDAGFADVSRTGLRRDPGSELLQATKK; this is translated from the coding sequence ATGCCGGTACAACCGAATCTGGTCGAGCGGGTCGCGCTCCACCGGCTCAATCGGGGCCCGTCGTCGATACTCGACCTCTTCGGCGCGGGCGGCTTCCGGGCGGTGGCGCTGGCGCACGACCTCGGGCTGTTCGAGGCACTCGACGAACCGCTGACGCCGCGGGAACTCGCCGCGAGCCTCGACGCCGACGAGGGCGGACTGCGGTCGCTGCTCGGCTTCCTCGATGCTTTAGGCTACGTCGAGCGAGACGGCGGTACCTACGAGCGGACCCCGACGACCCGCCGCTGGCTCACCGACGACGGACGGGCGAACATCGCGCCGTGGTTCGCCTTCTGGCGGGACGTCGTCTTCCCGTTCTGGGAGGAGCACCTCGAGACCGCGGTCCGCGAGGGCACCCCGCCCCAGACGGTCTACGACTGGCTGAACGACCACCCCGACCTGTGGCCGACCGCCCAGCGCGGATTCCGGGCGGCGGCGACGCTGCTGGCCGACCCGGTCGTCGACGAGATCGGCGTGCCGGCGGGCGCGACGTCGCTACTGGACCTCGGCGGCGGACACGGGCTGTACGCCGCCGAACTGTGCGAGCGCCATCCGGGCCTGTCGGCGGTCGTGTTCGACCATCCCGACGCCCTCGGCGTCGCCGAGTCGGAGGCCGGCGACCGGGGGCTGACCGACCGGTTCGAGACGCGCGGGGGCGACTACCGCACCGACGACGTCGGCGACGGGTACGACGTCGTCCTGCTGTTCAACGTCGCGCACGGCCACGACGAGGCGGGCGTGCGGGCGCTGTTCGAGACGGCCCGCGAGGCGCTCGCACCCGGCGGTCGGGTGGTCGTCCTCGACCAGTTCGAGGGCGGCGGCCGGATGAACGTCGGGCGCGCCGCGGTCGCGTTCGTCGCGCTCGGCTACCGGGTGACGCTCGGCCGGACCGTCCACGACGCCGACGCGGTCGCAGACTGGCTCCGGGACGCGGGGTTCGCCGACGTCTCGCGGACCGGCCTCCGGCGCGACCCCGGGAGCGAACTCCTGCAGGCGACGAAGAAGTGA
- a CDS encoding DUF371 domain-containing protein has protein sequence MKEVLHARGHENVSAAHASTFEVTTDDYLTPAGDCILGVEADRAPADFDSAFVDACRDVGATVTATFEADGHRETVVGRGDPDLTLESDRSAVGRTSDYVDDRTVMVGAEFAAEGFDRDLVAALAEGADLTVTLRVERP, from the coding sequence ATGAAAGAGGTCCTCCACGCGCGCGGCCACGAGAACGTCTCGGCCGCCCACGCCAGCACCTTCGAGGTCACGACCGACGACTACCTCACGCCCGCGGGCGACTGCATCCTCGGCGTCGAGGCCGACCGCGCGCCCGCCGACTTCGATTCGGCGTTCGTCGACGCCTGCCGGGACGTCGGGGCGACCGTCACCGCGACGTTCGAGGCAGACGGCCACCGCGAGACCGTGGTCGGTCGCGGCGACCCCGACCTGACGCTCGAGAGCGACCGGAGCGCGGTCGGCCGGACCAGCGACTACGTCGACGACCGGACCGTGATGGTCGGCGCCGAGTTCGCCGCGGAGGGGTTCGACAGGGACCTCGTCGCGGCGCTGGCCGAGGGCGCGGACCTGACGGTGACGCTCCGGGTGGAACGCCCCTGA
- a CDS encoding Lrp/AsnC family transcriptional regulator encodes MAFDELDSVDKGILFLLQRNARTHTTAEIGEQVGVSSSTVGNRISRLEERGVITGYYPTVDYDRAGLGHHLLVVATVPFEEQESLVDEIMEVSGVVSVRELLTSTENVSIELVGYDKQGIEQSLARLNDLGIDVERMEMVRSERTRPYNHFGEQFTSEDGSG; translated from the coding sequence ATGGCGTTCGACGAACTCGACAGCGTGGACAAGGGCATCCTCTTTCTGCTCCAGCGGAACGCCCGGACCCACACGACCGCCGAGATCGGCGAGCAGGTCGGCGTCTCGTCGAGCACGGTCGGCAACCGCATCAGCAGGCTCGAGGAGCGGGGCGTCATCACCGGGTACTACCCGACGGTCGACTACGACCGGGCCGGACTGGGCCACCACCTCCTCGTCGTGGCGACCGTCCCCTTCGAGGAGCAGGAGTCCCTCGTGGACGAGATCATGGAGGTCTCGGGCGTCGTGAGCGTGCGGGAGCTCCTGACCAGCACCGAGAACGTCTCGATAGAGCTGGTGGGGTACGACAAGCAGGGGATAGAGCAGAGCCTCGCGCGTCTGAACGACCTCGGCATCGACGTCGAGCGGATGGAGATGGTGCGGTCCGAGCGGACCCGGCCCTACAACCACTTCGGCGAACAGTTCACAAGCGAAGACGGATCTGGATGA
- a CDS encoding coiled-coil protein — MVSVTEEELQTKSKGELIKLAGQLRDRRNELNQKASKRASKRDDLNAKTREKVDEAQEHREQRDELNEKVQEHKEKRNELNAKANELFDEVEQRKSDLELNEGKDIEELESEIEDLEFKQQTEVLSTEEERELIEKIEAKREKLQERKEKLDDSEDLEGLVEEAEEVRAEASRHHEKVTELADKAQEHHNQMIEAYREADEIRDDADEMHESFVEAQEAADQHHEDFVRVQKRLRELDKQEEEERKSEKEKEREEAKEEAEEIYQQFKDGETLDTEDLMKLQKTGLL, encoded by the coding sequence ATGGTAAGTGTAACCGAAGAGGAACTCCAGACCAAGTCGAAGGGCGAACTGATCAAACTCGCGGGCCAGCTCCGTGACCGACGAAACGAGCTGAACCAGAAGGCCAGCAAGCGCGCGTCCAAGCGCGACGACCTGAACGCGAAGACGCGCGAGAAGGTCGACGAGGCACAGGAGCACCGCGAGCAGCGCGACGAGCTCAACGAGAAGGTCCAGGAGCACAAGGAGAAGCGCAACGAGCTCAACGCGAAGGCCAACGAGCTGTTCGACGAGGTCGAGCAGCGCAAGTCCGACCTCGAGCTCAACGAGGGCAAGGACATCGAGGAGCTCGAGTCCGAGATCGAGGACCTCGAGTTCAAGCAGCAGACAGAGGTGCTCTCGACCGAGGAGGAGCGCGAGCTCATCGAGAAGATCGAGGCCAAGCGCGAGAAGCTCCAGGAGCGCAAGGAGAAGCTCGACGACAGCGAGGACCTCGAGGGGCTCGTCGAGGAGGCCGAGGAGGTCCGCGCCGAGGCCAGCCGGCACCACGAGAAGGTGACCGAGCTCGCCGACAAGGCCCAGGAGCACCACAACCAGATGATCGAGGCCTATCGGGAGGCCGACGAGATCCGCGACGACGCCGACGAGATGCACGAGAGCTTCGTGGAGGCCCAGGAGGCCGCCGACCAGCACCACGAGGACTTCGTCCGCGTCCAGAAGCGCCTGCGCGAACTCGACAAGCAGGAAGAGGAGGAGCGCAAGTCCGAGAAGGAGAAGGAGCGCGAGGAGGCCAAGGAGGAGGCCGAGGAGATCTACCAGCAGTTCAAGGACGGCGAGACCCTCGACACCGAGGACCTCATGAAGCTCCAGAAGACGGGGCTGCTGTAA
- a CDS encoding CehA/McbA family metallohydrolase, with product MAPEVTIAIDPHVHSEGSYDGHEPVELLLAQASDIGLDGIVVTDHDAIVESLRAAELAPEYGLVGIPGVEVSTAAGHLLAIGVEERPDPHRPLDETVAEVRDAGGAAVVPHPFQRTRHGVRKGHITDCDAIEVYNAWIFTGYRNRRARQFAARNDYPGVAASDAHSAKYLGRAYTELTVQGVSSKAELDRERIVEALAEGNAEIHGRRQPLPRSARHYALGAGRKVGHGVAASMSSLARF from the coding sequence ATGGCCCCAGAGGTAACGATAGCTATCGACCCGCACGTCCACTCCGAAGGGTCCTACGACGGCCACGAGCCGGTCGAGCTCCTGCTGGCCCAGGCCAGCGACATCGGGCTCGACGGCATCGTGGTGACCGACCACGACGCCATCGTCGAGTCGCTCCGGGCGGCCGAGCTCGCGCCGGAGTACGGGCTGGTGGGGATTCCGGGCGTCGAGGTTTCGACCGCGGCCGGCCACCTGCTCGCCATCGGCGTCGAGGAGCGCCCCGACCCCCACCGACCCCTCGACGAGACGGTCGCCGAGGTCCGCGACGCCGGCGGCGCCGCGGTCGTGCCCCACCCGTTCCAGCGGACCCGCCACGGCGTCCGGAAGGGCCACATCACCGACTGCGACGCCATCGAGGTGTACAACGCCTGGATCTTCACGGGCTACCGGAACCGCCGGGCGCGCCAGTTCGCGGCCCGCAACGACTACCCCGGGGTCGCGGCCAGCGACGCCCACTCGGCGAAGTACCTCGGTCGGGCGTACACCGAGCTCACCGTCCAGGGCGTCTCCTCGAAGGCCGAACTCGACCGCGAGCGCATCGTCGAGGCGCTCGCGGAGGGCAACGCCGAGATCCACGGCCGCCGCCAGCCGCTGCCCCGGAGCGCCCGCCACTACGCGCTCGGC
- a CDS encoding HalOD1 output domain-containing protein — translation MSNVQTATVGDRSVCQSVIEAVAETEGVEPEELDPLYEAVDPDALEELFAPTSTAARMEGKVVFTYYGYEVTVCGDGFVSVEPDET, via the coding sequence ATGAGCAACGTCCAGACCGCGACAGTGGGGGACCGAAGCGTGTGCCAGTCGGTCATCGAAGCCGTCGCCGAGACCGAGGGGGTCGAGCCCGAGGAGTTGGACCCCCTGTACGAGGCGGTCGACCCGGACGCGCTGGAGGAACTGTTCGCCCCCACGTCGACCGCCGCCAGGATGGAGGGGAAGGTGGTGTTCACGTACTACGGGTACGAGGTCACCGTCTGCGGTGACGGGTTCGTCTCGGTCGAGCCGGACGAGACGTAA
- a CDS encoding DUF7344 domain-containing protein — translation MNTETRDSITQGTDATDLSPTAIFGLLADARRRRALRYLSRTVGATDLDDLAAELALREGEASASRRDRIRASLFHVHLPKLRDAGVVRYDAERGTVERRSRRDQLEPYLSLAAADEAR, via the coding sequence ATGAACACTGAAACGCGAGATTCCATCACCCAGGGTACAGACGCAACCGACCTTTCGCCGACCGCCATCTTCGGGCTGCTCGCCGACGCCCGCCGACGCCGCGCGCTCCGGTACCTCTCCCGGACCGTCGGCGCGACCGACCTCGACGACCTCGCGGCCGAACTCGCCCTGCGGGAGGGCGAGGCGTCCGCGAGCCGCCGCGACCGGATCCGCGCGAGCCTGTTCCACGTCCACCTCCCGAAGCTCCGCGACGCCGGCGTCGTCCGGTACGACGCCGAGCGCGGGACCGTCGAGCGACGGAGCCGACGCGACCAGCTCGAACCGTACCTGTCGCTCGCGGCGGCCGACGAGGCACGGTGA
- the metG gene encoding methionine--tRNA ligase: MSHEDFPTDEPAVVTCGLPYANGDLHIGHLRTYISGDAYARALEKLGQETAFVSGSDMHGTPIAVNAAEEGVDPEEFALEFHERYEETFPQFNVEFDNYGHTHDETNTELTREFVESWIANDHVFEKEIQVAWDPEADQPLPDRFVEGTCPYCGAKARGDECDEGCQRHLEPGEIEDPHSTLTGNPAEYRSREHKFLRLSDFQEYLAGFIDRLEGTSNARNQPREWIEGELQDLCITRDMDWGIDYPGEGEEDLVLYVWVDAPIEYVASTKQYSERVGADEFDWEEVWKDGAPAADDPAAADAETWERADTGEIVHVIGRDIIQHHTVFWPSMLRGAGYNEPRAVMASGFVNLDGAAFSTSRNRAVWADDYLDEGFDPDLVRYYLTTTGGFQQDVDFSWEKFQERVNGELVGTLGNFAYRSLLFAARNYDGAPDADTSEEVEERIEEAIEDFEAAVNDYSLKKAGDAAVSLAGFGNEYIQRNEPWNLTGEEPERAEQVIYDCVQIAKAVAVLSAPILPGKAQRLWEQLGEAGPVRDAGLDAALESPPGEFGEPDELFEKIEDERVEELNAKLEERIEAATEAADEDADDTEATVSDDTDIEPISDDRISFEEFQDLDVRVGEIEVAEPIEGADDLARLEVDIGVETRQIVAGIKQLHDLDELPGERIIVLANLEQAELFGVESNGMMLAAGEDADLLTTKGDSEPGTRIR; encoded by the coding sequence ATGAGCCACGAGGACTTTCCCACCGACGAGCCCGCGGTGGTGACCTGCGGGTTGCCGTACGCTAACGGCGACCTCCACATCGGTCACCTCCGGACCTACATCAGCGGCGACGCCTACGCCCGCGCGCTCGAGAAGCTCGGCCAGGAGACCGCGTTCGTCTCCGGGTCGGACATGCACGGGACCCCCATCGCGGTAAACGCCGCGGAGGAGGGCGTCGACCCGGAGGAGTTCGCCCTGGAGTTCCACGAGAGATACGAGGAGACGTTCCCTCAGTTCAACGTCGAGTTCGACAACTACGGCCACACCCACGACGAGACCAACACCGAGCTCACCCGGGAGTTCGTCGAGTCGTGGATCGCGAACGACCACGTCTTCGAGAAGGAGATCCAGGTCGCGTGGGACCCCGAGGCCGACCAGCCGCTGCCCGACCGCTTCGTCGAGGGCACCTGCCCGTACTGCGGCGCGAAGGCCCGCGGCGACGAGTGCGACGAGGGCTGTCAGCGCCACCTCGAACCCGGCGAGATCGAGGACCCGCACTCGACGCTGACCGGCAATCCCGCCGAGTACCGGAGCCGCGAGCACAAGTTCCTCCGGCTCTCGGACTTCCAGGAGTACCTCGCGGGGTTCATCGACCGCCTGGAGGGCACCAGCAACGCCCGCAACCAGCCCAGGGAGTGGATCGAGGGCGAGCTCCAGGACCTCTGCATCACTCGCGACATGGACTGGGGCATCGACTATCCGGGTGAGGGCGAGGAGGACCTCGTCCTCTACGTCTGGGTCGACGCCCCCATCGAGTACGTCGCCTCCACGAAGCAGTACAGCGAACGGGTCGGCGCCGACGAGTTCGACTGGGAGGAGGTCTGGAAGGACGGCGCGCCCGCGGCCGACGACCCCGCGGCGGCCGACGCCGAGACGTGGGAGCGGGCCGACACGGGCGAAATCGTCCACGTCATCGGCCGGGACATCATCCAGCACCACACCGTCTTCTGGCCGTCGATGCTCCGCGGGGCGGGCTACAACGAGCCCCGCGCGGTGATGGCCAGCGGCTTCGTCAACCTCGACGGGGCGGCGTTCTCGACCAGCCGGAACCGGGCGGTCTGGGCCGACGACTACCTCGACGAGGGGTTCGACCCCGACCTCGTCCGGTACTACCTCACCACCACCGGCGGGTTCCAGCAGGACGTCGACTTCTCGTGGGAGAAGTTCCAGGAGCGGGTCAACGGCGAACTCGTCGGCACGCTCGGCAACTTCGCCTACCGGAGCCTGCTGTTCGCGGCGCGCAACTACGACGGCGCTCCCGATGCCGATACGTCCGAGGAGGTCGAGGAGCGCATCGAGGAGGCCATCGAGGACTTCGAGGCCGCGGTCAACGACTACTCGCTCAAGAAGGCGGGCGACGCCGCCGTCTCGCTGGCCGGCTTCGGCAACGAGTACATCCAGCGCAACGAGCCGTGGAACCTGACCGGCGAGGAGCCCGAGCGCGCCGAGCAGGTCATCTACGACTGCGTCCAGATCGCGAAGGCCGTCGCGGTGCTGTCGGCGCCGATCCTCCCGGGCAAGGCCCAGCGACTCTGGGAGCAGCTCGGCGAGGCGGGGCCGGTCCGCGACGCCGGCCTCGACGCCGCGCTCGAATCGCCGCCGGGCGAGTTCGGCGAGCCCGACGAGCTGTTCGAGAAGATCGAGGACGAGCGGGTCGAGGAGCTCAACGCGAAGCTCGAGGAGCGCATCGAAGCGGCTACGGAGGCGGCGGACGAAGACGCGGACGATACGGAGGCAACCGTGAGCGACGATACCGACATCGAACCCATCAGCGACGACCGCATCAGCTTCGAGGAGTTCCAGGACCTGGACGTCCGGGTCGGCGAGATCGAGGTCGCCGAGCCCATCGAGGGCGCGGACGACCTCGCGCGGCTCGAGGTCGACATCGGCGTCGAGACCCGCCAGATCGTCGCGGGCATCAAGCAGCTCCACGACCTCGACGAACTGCCGGGCGAGCGCATCATCGTCCTGGCCAACCTCGAGCAGGCCGAACTGTTCGGCGTCGAGAGCAACGGAATGATGCTCGCGGCCGGCGAGGACGCCGACCTGCTGACGACCAAAGGCGACAGCGAGCCCGGTACGAGAATCCGGTAG
- a CDS encoding hydrolase has translation MSLTDWTGAAVDASAGAEPPSPDEWHPVEVPGRPERFAGADAAAYRTEFADPRDGDERATLELRGLFADARVWLNGELLGEHDAYFVPARYELDLDADNELVVECRAPESFGGVYATDRVPDERAVPGIWWGAELDTHPETFVDALSLTPRRTDDGAVIDAALAVEAGEDLDDRVSLSVRPQGFRGGGVMERARIEADAGDRVTVEKTLELRDPAFWWPAGHGPQHQYAVRAKLGDSERVVKTGLSEVRAGGDGDGLVVNGQRVRARGFSLLPTGDPTWDVERAANANANLVRAYGHVPPAEFYEAAAEAGLLVWQDLPITGPEEYDPDDAADLAGTLASAVERHPSVAAFGVRADPTDHLAGVGPSRLARYKVRWRAWRAGHDATADRELAESLPDDAAVFPVSGAPGIDPDAAHVYPGWEFGEPTDADWVLDRYGCGGAVGGFGAGSLTAEEGGDAAGFDADAHDAYVAGRVEELAGEDGSAVDASQAYQSRVLKGVTETLRRRGTGLLAADALRDAGEGAGMGVLAADGSEKPGYAAMAASLQPVQVVLDAYPAGGATRELTVLNDTPEAVSGTVSWTAGDRTGGTDVEVDAYGRERAGTLDVPADAQAVELSFGRVDGSVQNVYPL, from the coding sequence ATGTCCCTCACCGACTGGACGGGCGCGGCGGTCGACGCGTCCGCCGGAGCCGAGCCGCCCTCCCCCGACGAGTGGCATCCGGTCGAGGTACCGGGTCGCCCGGAACGGTTCGCCGGCGCCGACGCCGCCGCGTACCGGACCGAGTTCGCCGACCCCCGCGACGGCGACGAGCGCGCGACCCTCGAACTCCGGGGGCTGTTCGCCGACGCCCGCGTCTGGCTCAACGGGGAGTTGCTCGGCGAACACGACGCCTACTTCGTCCCCGCGCGCTACGAGCTCGACCTCGACGCCGACAACGAACTGGTCGTCGAGTGCCGCGCGCCCGAGTCGTTCGGCGGCGTCTACGCGACCGACCGGGTGCCCGACGAGCGGGCGGTGCCCGGCATCTGGTGGGGCGCCGAGCTCGACACCCACCCGGAGACGTTCGTCGACGCGCTCTCGCTGACGCCCCGCCGGACCGACGACGGCGCGGTCATCGACGCCGCGCTGGCGGTCGAGGCGGGCGAGGACCTGGACGACCGCGTCTCGCTGTCGGTCCGGCCCCAGGGGTTCCGGGGCGGCGGCGTGATGGAGCGAGCCCGCATCGAGGCCGACGCCGGCGACCGCGTGACCGTCGAGAAGACCCTCGAACTCCGGGATCCGGCCTTCTGGTGGCCCGCGGGCCACGGCCCGCAACACCAGTACGCGGTCCGAGCCAAGCTCGGCGACTCCGAGCGAGTCGTCAAGACCGGCCTCAGCGAGGTCCGGGCGGGCGGGGACGGCGACGGGCTGGTCGTCAACGGCCAGCGGGTCCGGGCGCGGGGGTTCTCGCTGCTCCCCACCGGCGACCCGACGTGGGACGTCGAGCGGGCGGCCAACGCGAACGCCAACCTCGTCCGGGCGTACGGCCACGTCCCGCCCGCCGAGTTCTACGAGGCCGCGGCGGAGGCGGGGCTACTGGTCTGGCAGGACCTGCCGATCACCGGACCCGAGGAGTACGACCCCGACGACGCCGCCGACCTGGCCGGGACGCTCGCGTCGGCGGTCGAGCGCCACCCCAGCGTGGCCGCGTTCGGCGTGCGGGCCGACCCGACCGACCACCTCGCGGGCGTCGGCCCCTCCCGACTGGCCCGATACAAGGTGCGCTGGCGGGCCTGGCGGGCGGGTCACGACGCGACCGCCGACCGCGAGCTCGCCGAGTCGCTGCCCGACGACGCCGCGGTGTTCCCGGTCTCGGGCGCGCCGGGCATCGACCCCGACGCGGCCCACGTCTACCCAGGGTGGGAGTTCGGCGAGCCGACCGACGCCGATTGGGTGCTCGACCGGTACGGCTGCGGCGGCGCGGTCGGCGGGTTCGGCGCGGGGTCGCTGACCGCCGAGGAGGGCGGCGACGCCGCCGGATTCGACGCCGACGCTCACGACGCATACGTCGCCGGCCGGGTGGAGGAACTGGCCGGCGAGGACGGGAGTGCGGTCGACGCCTCGCAGGCGTACCAGAGCCGCGTTCTCAAGGGCGTGACCGAGACGCTGCGCCGGCGGGGGACCGGCCTGCTCGCGGCCGACGCGCTCCGAGACGCCGGCGAGGGCGCGGGCATGGGCGTGCTGGCGGCCGACGGCTCCGAGAAGCCGGGGTACGCCGCGATGGCGGCCTCGCTGCAGCCGGTGCAGGTCGTCCTCGACGCGTACCCCGCCGGCGGCGCGACCCGGGAGCTGACGGTGCTCAACGACACGCCCGAAGCGGTGTCGGGCACCGTCTCGTGGACCGCGGGCGACCGGACCGGCGGGACCGACGTCGAGGTCGACGCCTACGGCCGGGAGCGGGCCGGGACGCTAGACGTGCCGGCCGACGCGCAGGCGGTCGAACTCTCCTTCGGACGCGTAGACGGATCGGTCCAGAACGTCTACCCGCTCTGA